From the Lacipirellulaceae bacterium genome, the window TTGCATGTTCGTCACGCAGGGCGTCCACTTGTTCTTTGGTTAGTCCGCTGAACGAAAACATCCCGCGTTGCTGGGTGATGAACGAATAATCGCCGGGGACGCCCGCTTCCTCCAAAGCATCGACGAAGCCTTGTCGCATATTGTTGATGCGGCTCCGCATGTCCGCCACGTCTTGCACCCACTGGGCTCGCAACGTGCTGCTGCGAAGAACTGTGTTCACAAGCTCCGCACCGTGGGCGGGCGGGTTGGAGTAGAGCTTGCGAATCACCGCGTTGACTTGCGTCTGCAATGCACTTGCCGATTCGACATTCGCGCCAACCACAGCCAACGCACCGACACGTTCGCGGTAAAGGCTGAAATTCTTGCTGAAGGAACTGCAAATCAGTAGTTCGGCGCCCTCGCTAAGAAAAGCTCGAAGTCCGGCGGCGTCTTCCTCGATGCCGTCGGCGAAGCCTTGGTAGGCGAAGTCTAACAGTGGCAGTACGCCCCGTTCGCGCAAGACACTGGCGATTTCTTCCCACTGCGCAACCGTCGGATCCACGCCGGTTGGGTTGTGGCAGCAACCGTGAAGCAAGACTACATCACCAGCAGGAATCTGCTTCAGCGCTGCAAGCATCCCCTCGAAGTCGAGTCGGTTCTGCTCCGCGTCAAAGTAGGGGTACTTCTTCAGCTCAAGCCCGCAGGCGGCAAACACATTCGGATGATTCGGCCAAGTCGGGTCGCTGTGCCAGAGGGTCGCTCCGGGAAGGTTCGCCTTGATGAACTCACCCACCACGCGCAACGCCCCCGTGCCTCCCGGGGTCTGGGCGGTCGCCACGCGCTCCGTTTCGATGACTTCGTGACCCGCGCCGAAGAGTAACTCGCAGACTGCTTCGCGATACTCGGGCAGTCCTGGAATTGGCAGGTACGATTTGGTGGCCGCCTCTTCAGCTAGTTGCTTTGCCGCGGTGCTGACACACTCCAAGATGGGCGTTTTCCCTTGTTCGTCTTTGTAGACGCCTACACTCAGGTTCACCTTTTCCGAACGAGGGTCGCTATTGTAGGCAGCGGTAAGGCCGAGGATGGCATCGGCTGGGGCGGGTTGGATTTTCTCTAACATCGCTTCATTGTCAAAATAAAGTTTTGAGCAGGTTCGCTTCTGTCAACGAATTGCGCGAATCTCACGAATGATCCCTCGAAAACAATTCGTGAGATTCGTGCAATTCGTTGATAAAACAAAGTCGGCTGATAAATGAACTAAGAAATCAAGTCGTTGACCGGCAGCAATATGCCGTGCGAGAATAATATCATAGAACGTCCTTGGGCTAGTTCCTAGTCCGCCATCTCCTTCCCCCTTCCGCCCTCCACGTTCCCCCCTTTGAACATGTCGCCGACCCAAGCCTCTGAGGAAAACTCCCAGCTCAAAGTTGGTCTGTGGCTGATCGGCGCGCGTGGCGGAGTAGCCGTGACAACGATGGCCGGGCTGATTGCTCAACAACGGGGTCTTTCGAGTAACAGTGGGCTAGTGAGTTCGCTCCCCCCTTTCGCACCGCTGCCTTTGGCCCGATGGAACGATTTCGTTGTCGGCGGTCACGATATTCGTGAGGCTCCACTCATTGAGGAACTAGAGCGATTGCACACCACCAGCCGAGTACTTTCGCCGACGCTTGTGGAAGCGTGCCGTAGTGAATTCGAGGAAATTGAAAAGCGGATTCGCCCCGGAACTTTGTGGAACGTTGGCGAACGAATTCGTTCCCTGGCCGGCCCTGCTTCAGCAGGCCGGAGCAGCGGAGAGGACCGGGGTGCTAAAGCCCCCACGGCCAAGACTGGTGAAGAAGTAGTAGCGGCGGTCCGGGCAGACCTGGCGGAGTTTAAAGAAGCGAATTCGCTCGATCAGGTCGTAGTTATCAATCTCGCTTCAACCGAAGTGAGCCCGAGCGAATCAAACTCTTGGCCCACCAAGTGGGAAGCGTTTAAAGAGTTACTGCCCACTGCCGACTGCCGACTGCCCGCTAGTTCTCTCTACGCCATTGCCGCGCTCAACGGGAGAATGCCTTACGTCAACTTCACCCCGTCGCTGGGCTCAGCTTTGCCGGCTCTCGACGACTTGGCTCGCCAGCGAGAAACTTGCCATGCGGGACGTGACGGTAAGACCGGAGAGACGCTGCTCAAGAGCGTCCTCGCTCCGATGTTTGCCGCTCGTCACTTGGAAGTGATGAGCTGGGTCGGGCACAACATCTTCGGCAATCTCGATGGCAAAGTGCTAGACGACCCGGCGAACAAGCAGGCCAAGCTTTCCAGTAAAGGCAACCTGCTCGGCGACATCTTGGGGTACGATCCCCAATCGCATATTTCGATCGAACACATCGAAAGTCTGGGCGATTGGAAAACGGCCTGGGATCACATCCACTTCCGAGGCTTTCTCGATACGCCCATGACCTTGCAATTCACGTGGCAAGGCTGCGACTCGCTGTTGGCCGCCCCACTGGTGCTCGACCTCGCGCGTTTTACCTTGCTCGCTCAGCAGCGTTGTGAGGTTGGTGCGTTGGAATTCCTCGCGAGCTTCTTCAAGAGCCCGCTCGGCGAGGGCGATCAATCGTTTGCC encodes:
- a CDS encoding amino acid aminotransferase — encoded protein: MLEKIQPAPADAILGLTAAYNSDPRSEKVNLSVGVYKDEQGKTPILECVSTAAKQLAEEAATKSYLPIPGLPEYREAVCELLFGAGHEVIETERVATAQTPGGTGALRVVGEFIKANLPGATLWHSDPTWPNHPNVFAACGLELKKYPYFDAEQNRLDFEGMLAALKQIPAGDVVLLHGCCHNPTGVDPTVAQWEEIASVLRERGVLPLLDFAYQGFADGIEEDAAGLRAFLSEGAELLICSSFSKNFSLYRERVGALAVVGANVESASALQTQVNAVIRKLYSNPPAHGAELVNTVLRSSTLRAQWVQDVADMRSRINNMRQGFVDALEEAGVPGDYSFITQQRGMFSFSGLTKEQVDALRDEHAIYIVGSGRINVAGLTPSNLKYVAEAIGSVVGQTVS
- a CDS encoding inositol-3-phosphate synthase — translated: MSPTQASEENSQLKVGLWLIGARGGVAVTTMAGLIAQQRGLSSNSGLVSSLPPFAPLPLARWNDFVVGGHDIREAPLIEELERLHTTSRVLSPTLVEACRSEFEEIEKRIRPGTLWNVGERIRSLAGPASAGRSSGEDRGAKAPTAKTGEEVVAAVRADLAEFKEANSLDQVVVINLASTEVSPSESNSWPTKWEAFKELLPTADCRLPASSLYAIAALNGRMPYVNFTPSLGSALPALDDLARQRETCHAGRDGKTGETLLKSVLAPMFAARHLEVMSWVGHNIFGNLDGKVLDDPANKQAKLSSKGNLLGDILGYDPQSHISIEHIESLGDWKTAWDHIHFRGFLDTPMTLQFTWQGCDSLLAAPLVLDLARFTLLAQQRCEVGALEFLASFFKSPLGEGDQSFAAQYERLLAWAT